The genomic segment NNNNNNNNNNNNNNNNNNNNNNNNNNNNNNNNNNNNNNNNNNNNNNNNNNNNNNNNNNNNNNNNNNNNNNNNNNNNNNNNNNNNNNNNNNNNNNNNNNNNNNNNNNNNNNNNNNNNNNNNNNNNNNNNNNNNNNNNNNNNNNNNNNNNNNNNNNNNNNNNNNNNNNNNNNNNNNNNNNNNNNNNNNNNNNNNNNNNNNNNNNNNNNNNNNNNNNNNNNNNNNNNNNNNNNNNNNNNNNNNNNNNNNNNNNNNNNNNNNNNNNNNNNNNNNNNNNNNNNNNNNNNNNNNNNNNNNNNNNNNNNNNNNNNNNNNNNNNNNNNNNNNNNNNNNNNNNNNNNNNNNNNNNNNNNNNNNNNNNNNNNNNNNNNNNNNNNNNNNNNNNNNNNNNNNNNNNNNNNNNNNNNNNNNNNNNNNNNNNNNNNNNNNNNNNNNNNNNNNNNNNNNNNNNNNNNNNNNNNNNNNNNNNNNNNNNNNNNNNNNNNNNNNNNNNNNNNNNNNNNNNNNNNNNNNNNNNNNNNNNNNNNNNNNNNNNNNNNNNNNNNNNNNNNNNNNNNNNNNNNNNNNNNNNNNNNNNNNNNNNNNNNNNNNNNNNNNNNNNNNNNNNNNNNNNNNNNNNNNNNNNNNNNNNNNNNNNNNNNNNNNNNNNNNNNNNNNNNNNNNNNNNNNNNNNNNNNNNNNNNNNNNNNNNNNNNNNNNNNNNNNNNNNNNNNNNNNNNNNNNNNNNNNNNNNNNNNNNNNNNNNNNNNNNNNNNNNNNNNNNNNNNNNNNNNNNNNNNNNNNNNNNNNNNNNNNNNNNNNNNNNNNNNNNNNNNNNNNNNNNNNNNNNNNNNNNNNNNNNNNNNNNNNNNNNNNNNNNNNNNNNNNNNNNNNNNNNNNNNNNNNNNNNNNNNNNNNNNNNNNNNNNNNNNNNNNNNNNNNNNNNNNNNNNNNNNNNNNNNNNNNNNNNNNNNNNNNNNNNNNNNNNNNNNNNNNNNNNNNNNNNNNNNNNNNNNNNNNNNNNNNNNNNNNNNNNNNNNNNNNNNNNNNNNNNNNNNNNNNNNNNNNNNNNNNNNNNNNNNNNNNNNNNNNNNNNNNNNNNNNNNNNNNNNNNNNNNNNNNNNNNNNNNNNNNNNNNNNNNNNNNNNNNNNNNNNNNNNNNNNNNNNNNNNNNNNNNNNNNNNNNNNNNNNNNNNNNNNNNNNNNNNNNNNNNNNNNNNNNNNNNNNNNNNNNNNNNNNNNNNNNNNNNNNNNNNNNNNNNNNNNNNNNNNNNNNNNNNNNNNNNNNNNNNNNNNNNNNNNNNNNNNNNNNNNNNNNNNNNNNNNNNNNNNNNNNNNNNNNNNNNNNNNNNNNNNNNNNNNNNNNNNNNNNNNNNNNNNNNNNNNNNNNNNNNNNNNNNNNNNNNNNNNNNNNNNNNNNNNNNNNNNNNNNNNNNNNNNNNNNNNNNNNNNNNNNNNNNNNNNNNNNNNNNNNNNNNNNNNNNNNNNNNNNNNNNNNNNNNNNNNNNNNNNNNNNNNNNNNNNNNNNNNNNNNNNNNNNNNNNNNNNNNNNNNNNNNNNNNNNNNNNNNNNNNNNNNNNNNNNNNNNNNNNNNNNNNNNNNNNNNNNNNNNNNNNNNNNNNNNNNNNNNNNNNNNNNNNNNNNNNNNNNNNNNNCGTATACGACTAGTAGATAGCGCCGTTCGAGAATTGACCCCCAGGTGTTCTATCTGTTGAATACTATCGTCAGTGGCGTATATTTGGGGGTAGGCATAgtgggctgcagccccctcccccccgaaattacagtatttttaaatagaacaacaatatattttattaggtactattattagttataatacttcatagcctgttgaaaaataataaatacgaatatatttatagaaactgttaaatatatagaCTGCAGTAGCCTCTAAGTAATAGATCACTTGCTAGTTTCTATCTACTATAGCCCaccccaaaaattatttctatatacgccactgactaTCGTACCCTAACTAGtgcattttgaataattaaaaataatatatatatttttatatttaaaaatatataaaaacgagCTTAACTATAGTACACTTATACTATGTTTTGGGAGTAGTATTTCCGTGTTGGAAAAATTTAGTTAACATAATTCAATTAACATcttatatatcttatatctttataccaatataatatagctataatatgtgtatacacaTATAGTCATAAGGGTTCTATATACTATAGAGGCATAGAACTACCATTAAGATAAAAATGGTAGTAcctacagtacctacctatagtacctacatcacattacattattgtatataatatcttattgatACAAAATCGGACTTACAAGTTGTTTGAGTTATTTAGACTGCTAACTAAGATAAATACAGATAATACAGGCACACGTGCAtcattttattgtaggtattacctagtggctaattattataaatattatttagttgttaCACGCAGTGTAGTATAACATTGGCAATCGAACTGATGTCACTGGATTGTCGTGTTTAAAAgtgtttttcaagttttcgaGTTTTTCTTTTGCTTAATTATGGAAATAATTACGTCAAATAAAGGTAATGACAAAATAACATTCAAAGGCCATATGTTCATAATCAAACAcgagggaaaaaaatattatacatggaGATGCAGTAAAAAGAGTTCTCTTAACTATCCAGCTATTCTCCATACCTCTGTACATAAAACAGACCCAATACTGAAAATTACGCATGAGCACCCTTCTGAGCCAGCAAAAATTGAGGTTGCAAAAgccattattaaaattaaagagaCTGCGAAGTGTTCTGGAGCTAATCCGTCGCAGATGTATGCTGAAGCAGTGTCACAATTAGACGACTACACCAGAGCAAGGATGCCTGTCGAAGAAACATTGAAACGCACAATTAGAAACTACAGAAAAAAGAAAACCCCTATCGACCCAGCTACACTAGACGAACTTGAGATTTTGGTAAGTCATCAATCCTTTGACACATATTAACGAAATTGAAGTAGCCGGTtaagtttagtttttattctataaatgttaatacaattttatttgttgggtaaaaagcttgaaaatttaatacaagactcttaatatattgttacaatgataattgaaaaatatcaacaatCTGTATtcacaatatagtttataagcatttgaataacaataaaataacaaaatcgctcatgagaaatcaagtgaatatctaatattgtaaaaatatgaatttcaaatgcttttataagcatataaagttcaaaatttgacaaaacacgtaataattacgaaaatgtgcaaattagttagttatatttagttatattttaaacttattattcgtgggtacttacttgaaacttctaaattaaattatgatacacaaataatattattatacaatctctatttagaatttgaaatgttattacttatttattttattaatttatgtttagggTGAGTGGTGTTCTACAGGAGAACCACATAACAAAGTACTGTTACTTGATGATAACGGGAAAGAAGCAAATGAAAGGATAGTGATGTTTGCAACACATGAAGGGCTTGTCAATTTAACAAGTTCTTTGAGATGTTATATGGATGGGAACTTTGCTTTGGCTCCAAAACTATTTACACAACTGTATGTTATACgtgtagaaataaataaaagttttacaaCAGCGGTATATATTCTCTTACAGAATAAAACTTTGACTGCTTATGAGCAAATGCTtactactattttaaaaaaatgcgaAGAACAACATTTATTTCCTGATCCTGTGGTAGTACATGTTGATTTTGAACGTGCAGTTATCACAGCTATTACACATGTTCTCGGACAACATGTACATATTCAGGGTTGTTTCTACCATTTAACTCAATCAACCTATCGGAAGGTACAAGAGTTAAGGCTCCAGACACAATACAGAGAAGATCAAAACTTAATTGAATTTTGTGGAAAAATGGATGGCTTGGCATTTTTACCAGTTGGAGATGTCAAAGATGGTAtggcatatttaaaaaacattgttcCAGAGGAGGCTGaaacgttattaaattatttcgatACAACATACGTTAATGGCAAATACAGGCAAGTTAGAAATGAAAATAACAGAATAGTTTTAAGAAATTGCCCACCTATTTTTCCACCAAATTTATGGAACGTACACGACTCAACATTTAAATGATGAAGAACGCACAAACAATTCAACGGAATGATGGAACCATAGAATCAGTAAATTGGTAGGACAAACACATCCAACAATTTGGACTATTATAGCCAAAATAAGGTTGGAAGTGGCAGCTGATGAGACAAAGCTAGCCCAAATTCAATTAGGAGTACCGCAACAAAAACGACGAAAAACggtgtacaaaaaaatacaaatccaattaaaaaaattatgcgaGGATTATGATAATGGTATCCGcgatattgaaaattttttagcTGCTATCTCCTATACAATAAGATATCGATaacttacgattttttttattattttattatttttactttattttactgTAGACTGTTTGTATTGACTATGTATTTGACtgatttatgtttgtattaacaatttttaaaacgtgaaacgtatttcaaattattaagcttattattgtataaacgtatttaaaaataattataaaatgttcaattttttaaacagtataacctatttgaaattattattattattattgtagactgTTTGTATTGACTATGTATTTTACtgatttatgtttgtattgacaatttttaaaacgtgaaacttatttcaaattattaatcttattatagtataaacgtatttaaaaattataaaatgttcaattttttaaacagtataacctatttgaaattattattattattattgtagactgTTTGTATTGACTATGTATTTTACtgatttatgtttgtattgacaatttttaaaacgtgaaacttatttcaaattattaatcttattattgtataaacgtatttaaaaattataaaatgttcaattttttaaacagtataacctatttgaaattattattattattataataattgtagactGTTTGTATTGACTATGTATTTGACtgatttatgtttgtattgacaatttttaaaacgtgaaacttattttaaattattaattttattattgcattgtgacaaatttttaaaacgtatttaaaaattataaaatgttcaatttttatagctaaggattgaaaatttaaaacaaggattctcataaatagttcatactgtaaccaaacaatgtgaacaatatataaatactattactaataatacgtatgtgaataatatgacataaatacataatttacctagtaaaatacaaaaatttggtttttattttcatgattttttttttcttttggtttttttttcttggtttttttttccgtcTACCGTTATACCATGCATCGGTATTGCCCCATTACAAATCGATTTTGCCCCAATATCGGGGCAAAACAGATAAAATGTTANNNNNNNNNNNNNNNNNNNNNNNNNNNNNNNNNNNNNNNNNNNNNNNNNNNNNNNNNNNNNNNNNNNNNNNNNNNNNNNNNNNNNNNNNNNNNNNNNNNNAAAATAGTTAATggcttgttaaaaaataaatatgaatgatattccactgtattgtaattcaatattgtaaacaagaaGTTACTGAATACAACTGTGCAAACAGATCACGTTTCTTTTAAGAtcctgaattattatgaaaatattcattttttcagtcGGTTTTTCCCCGTGTTCCCCTAGGTATTGTTCGAACTTGTCGCCACTTTTATTACATTGAGTGACAACCGGTCCGTGACGCGGCGCGTCGCGTGGTCCGTGGACGCCGGGCTCCAGCCAAGTCGCCGCACACAATATGATCTGGTCGGGCCGACAGGATAATTTGGTCGGGTCGGACGTCGTATCAGATCGTGTGTAGACATGTCATCTGACTATGATCCTGTCGGTTCTTGTCAGGTGGCCGTTCCATCTGACCGCCGGACTGCCCGACCAAATCATATAGTGTGTAACACTGTCGGGCGGATTTTTCTTATCAGTCGGCTTTTTGTCGTTAACACGATAACTCGTTTATACCGGTGTACGGTGCAATTAGTGTAAAATGGCAGCTATAATTACAGAACGAGAAGttatttcagaatttttagAGTTGTATAAAGAATTTACTTGTTTGTGGGATGTTTCCTGTAAACAGTATAGCAACAAAGATGCCAGAAACCAAGCACTTCAAGTCttacttgaaaaattaaaagtaatcgACAACGAAGCAAGTATTGcaaccgtaaaaaaaaaaattgaaaatatgagaGCTGCCTATAAAAGAGAGTTAAAAAAGGTAAACAAATCTTTGCCGTGTGCTCGTTGTGTGCAGACCGGTCGTGTGTCTGGCGCACGCTCTATGCGAGCATACCGTGCGTAGTTCGTGTCCGGCCGTTACGTTGATGCCGTTGTAGCGACGAGTTCGCCCTCTTTTCGCGACGAGTTCGTGGTGCGCCTATGATTCGCGCAgtcaattattattcgtttagcGACGAGTTCGCTGCCGTTATAGCGACGAGTTCGCTGTCGTTTTAGCGACGAGTTCGCTGCCATTGCGAGCGCCTCGTGgtgcatactatattattttgttgcgtTTCGCCTTTATTATTGTCGTTGACATCGTACCGGTTAACGTCGACCTGTTGTTCGTTGTGCAACCGCTATTCGTTTTCGCGCGTTCGCCGTTGATATCGTTATTGTGTATATCCCGCGATCGACGCCGTCATCAGCGCCGTGATTACCATTACGTCACTTGCAGATTACGTAATCCGGTCACTCGCCATCGTCCGGTGCCGCCGCCAACAGCCGCCGCCGTCCCCCCCGTTCACCTGCGTGTCATCGACAATGTCGCCGTAGGAtgtcatttttacaaattaattacttatgttttaaaaagttttatgatCAACATCTAggacaaaatatcaaatgtataattataattaattaataatatataatataattattatacactttagAGATTGTCCACTTGAGTGCGCTGCATTTCAAGAGTGCGGTCTCTATTCTAGTAAAAAGAATTCATtgggatttttattttcaaggttGGTACCATGATATGACATAGTTCTTATCATAATTGGGATAACTGTATCTCGCCGATTGGGATAACTGTATCTCGCCGGTCGCCGCAGCTGTTGCAGTCACTGCCGCCGCCGATACACCGCCCCACCGCGGCGCATGTGCCGATcggtaatcaatattttatcattgttgCGATTATcgcacgtattattattattattatttattattattgatttgggCTCGGCTGAAGAGACGTCTTCAACacccattatattattctattattgtattttcgtgTTGCAATAGacaccttattattattgttataacattgGCGTTCTCTTATTTACATGCGGTCACCTTATCCACCCAAACTCGTGAACATCCCtttcttttatttaagtagTTTCCCGGCCAAATGCTAGTGAATAGCCGGCTGCTCAAAcatgtatatagtttatatagttttatagttaattgaaaggtataataaacaatagtagGTACTGCGGGAAATAGGAAAGCGAAACAACAGCAATTTGGCCATTGTCAAATACACTGATACACGACTAAGATAAGGAAGGAGGTCAGCCGAGCGCTCATGTTGTTTTGggagtaatattttaaaacgtagtacatattttaattttaacttttaatttaaaaaactacatCATATACGATGACAGGATAtgggtatatttatatataacatagttCATAAACTAGAAACAAATACATAGTATCTGATGGATGTTTAGCGTTTCATGGAAACGGCGATATGACTTTTTCACAACTAGGCGTGCAGGATACAGATACAACTTAACACAATATGGATAAGTAGATAGGTAAGGGGAAGGTAGAAGAGTAGGAGATCTTATAAAACCAGACCTGAAGCGGCCTGGATTCAGACGTGATTTACCATCGTACATGCGAGCACCTTCGTGAGAGACAGTATAACGattttgttaatacatattatttgatgttcgatatattttaagattcacACACCAAGGTCGAGTCTTCGAGACCTCGTTAATATAAACAGAACGACACCTAAAGGGTGTTGCGAGCGATAGGTGAAGAGGATACGTTATAAAggtatttgatgaaaaattaaaatgaaacctCATATTGGTAtgctaataatacatttaagaaaatacttttatatatttaaaatatatatatatatgtgtgtcaGTGGGGTGGTGGTATGTTTTGTCATACCGACAGTTCTTAGTTTATGGTTTTCGTGGGTTTTGTTATGactttgtgtgtgtgttttctATTCCGTAACAGATATGCactgttacataatatacacaaaatatttgtatagtacctactacctatgtattaactACTAGGTAAAGATTTTGAGATAAAATAATCTTCAAATCCGAACATAGGCAACTTTAGACTTAGTAAGAGAATTGAATTGTTCGCTGCGTGTATTCGGGTTTAAATCAACACGAATAATGGCCCGAAATGACAACTGAGAATGAGTCAATGagtcttaaatattttgtattcttatTAAAAAGCTTTGAACGTTTTCTTTATGTAaaagatattgtaaaaatacttatatttcagtttagaaattaaaattgaaatctcgtaaaaataaaactgtacatACAACTGTATTAattcacgtatataatatattaatatcttaacTTAATGTTTgacaataggtaaattcactttaATGGTAATGCTGACAACACAAGATTTGTTTTGCTGAACGAAAATGTGCtaagtatatgtacctatatgtgcgTGGGTTAGAGAGAAAAAAATCAGTACTGCTCTGACATACATTTAAtagttaatcataatatatatttgattaatttgatacatattaaacttttaaataacatatttactataaaatggggttactttgaattttttttgctgttttattaaaatgttagtttttattttacgttgtGGACAACTGTGAtaactatatttcttaatgtggtATTAAAGTAGCCCcacttaatcaaaaaaattaattaattttaatgttaccttgttgaataaaaatataaatgtatcaaagtatattacataatattaactatgtatatatttagttgtacctacctacgattGAATATTGCTTAGCATCCAATTCGTAACTAAGAGAAATATTATGACATAgtaactatacaaattaataataatatcacattttgTAATCGAGAAATTCAGTACACTCTTCAACActcatagtttttaattaagaaGATTTTTAACCACTATGTAAGTACATGttgagatattataattatatcataatgtaggtatttgtgtattttattaatatttaatattacactttAGACAATCATAATGGATCATTCACAAAATTTAAATCGTGATCAACACTTTACCTCAACCGAACGCGATAATGCGGATATTTTACTGCTGGAAGCCTGTTTAAAACAAACAGAGGGacagaaaaatatattggaagCAAAGGTGGCCAAGCATGACCGGGTGAAAGCAGAAATGTGTGATTTGCAAACCAAGTTGGATAACCTCCAACGAACGATAGAAGATAAAAAGATACTTCACCAACAGTCTTATGATGAAGTCAATCAAGAATTAGAAGCTACATCATCGAAGTACAGCCAAACATTGAGTACGGTAGAAGAGTTGGAACAAGATAACCACGAATTGGAGTGCAGTATAAGATCTCAATCGTGTAAGGAATCGCAGATAGTTGAAAAAATCAACAAGCAGGAAATTTCGAAGAAAAAAACCAttgaatgcaataataatatttgggaTAAAATCACTAAAGAAAAGGTAATTTTTACTACATTATTTGGAAATATACAGCGAAGGGTGTGCTGTATCTCTATTTACTTGCATGTATAAgagatataattttatcttgtaTCTGGATACCATGGActaagataataaaattaactggtATCATTATAGAGGAGGGTTTCACATTTTAGTGTCCACCCTTTGTAATAGGTAGggaatatgaattttataaaatataaatttatataaatttatctggtaaaattataataaatattctgtaaaattttcaattgttaaTTGATGTATTTTCACATTGAATAATTCttgtattatacaactataaactattttttataaaagtttttgaaaatattagttgATTTGTCACTGATACCTAATCATATATTTCCTTCAAAATTAGGGGCAATATACGTGTGGAGCGCTTAATTTGTACACTCCATAACGTTTTGATACCAACTCATATTAATCCGGGCTggatacttttatattatagcatccaatattatattctcatatACAATCCTCGTTAATACGTTAAAACTTGTGACCACAATTTTGTAATCTCCATAATGAACCACTGTATATAAACATGTGTGCTTCTAAATATACCGTAgaactatataacatatatgttTTTTCTTCTGCAATGTAGGAGTGTGTGAAATCACTGCAACGGCAACAAGCTGACTTAGAATCTGCGATTTGTTGCAAAACCACCGAAGTACAAAAGTTACAAGGCGCGTTGACCGATAAGGAGGCGATGGTTCAGTGTAAGGGAAACCAGCTTACCGAACTGCAGCGACAAAATGCTACCAGTGATAGGTGCCTGCAGGAACTAACCACCGAGTTTAGGGAACGGGAAGCAGAACTGGAGGCACATAGGAAAGTGGCACCTGAGAAGTTGGCTAGGGCTGACCAGTGTATGGACATGGTCCGCCGAGAACTAGCGGATGCGTGCGCCGCGGCAGCCGGCTGGAAGACCAAGAGCCAAAACGCGGCCAACGTGCACTG from the Acyrthosiphon pisum isolate AL4f chromosome X, pea_aphid_22Mar2018_4r6ur, whole genome shotgun sequence genome contains:
- the LOC100575181 gene encoding uveal autoantigen with coiled-coil domains and ankyrin repeats, producing MDHSQNLNRDQHFTSTERDNADILLLEACLKQTEGQKNILEAKVAKHDRVKAEMCDLQTKLDNLQRTIEDKKILHQQSYDEVNQELEATSSKYSQTLSTVEELEQDNHELECSIRSQSCKESQIVEKINKQEISKKKTIECNNNIWDKITKEKECVKSLQRQQADLESAICCKTTEVQKLQGALTDKEAMVQCKGNQLTELQRQNATSDRCLQELTTEFREREAELEAHRKVAPEKLARADQCMDMVRRELADACAAAAGWKTKSQNAANVHCELKATQKAEQCRAKAILVELGEERCRLAEQLTDTLLQLKCAMAENCQLTADAKVFGERSACLLSEIERLEKHKFSDRLSPMAQCTGFETQDEKTARKWNTLESVENEVERLKWACEDRERAIRDARGKIGDCSTTSAKTDCRYEY